The proteins below are encoded in one region of Telopea speciosissima isolate NSW1024214 ecotype Mountain lineage chromosome 10, Tspe_v1, whole genome shotgun sequence:
- the LOC122643501 gene encoding protein ALP1-like produces FGLDSASACRAFDTVCKAVNNQLLYLFDFPSDLGRIIECFGWISLPNCCGVLGFSRFPVDGGALGKKDGAIIAQGLVDGEGRILDVSAGWPSYMSPDTIHCKAKLFQRVEESKELLNGPALELGDGKSVPQYILRDSCFPLLPWLLTFFPESNIDDEHSSSQ; encoded by the coding sequence TTTGGGCTTGATTCAGCCTCTGCTTGCCGTGCTTTTGATACGGTCTGCAAGGCAGTTAACAATCAATTGTTGTATTTGTTTGATTTCCCCTCAGATTTGGGGAGGATCATCGAGTGTTTTGGTTGGATTTCGCTACCAAATTGTTGTGGCGTTCTAGGGTTCAGCAGGTTTCCTGTGGATGGAGGAGCGTTAGGGAAGAAAGATGGAGCCATAATTGCGCAGGGTTTGGTGGATGGGGAAGGGAGGATCTTGGATGTCTCTGCTGGTTGGCCAAGTTACATGAGTCCAGACACAATTCACTGCAAGGCGAAGCTGTTTCAACGAGTCGAGGAATCGAAGGAGTTATTGAATGGGCCTGCTCTTGAGCTTGGCGATGGCAAATCAGTACCTCAGTACATTTTGAGAGATTCttgttttcctcttcttccatggCTTCTTACATTTTTTCCAGAATCAAACATTGATGATGAGCACAGTTCCTCGCAATAG
- the LOC122643503 gene encoding uncharacterized protein LOC122643503, with protein sequence MNNQFMAVMQERGAPRPNYVPNFPPPMPPNVQDNSTSKVMEKFKKLQPSSFSKIGTDALQPERWISAIFEVLECTDAQKIICAGFQLQDEAAAWWKSTKANLEVIHPNPTWEQFKEAFFENFFLESFRDEKEAEFAALTQGLGLVLDYQQQFKDLFHFAPVHIRSDACKAKKFEKGLKPDIGAMLAILDI encoded by the coding sequence ATGAATAACCAATTCATGGCGGTCATGCAAGAAAGGGGTGCACCGAGACCCAACTATGTTCCAAACTTTCCTCCCCCTATGCCTCCGAATGTTCAGGACAATTCTACATCGAAGGTGATGGAGAAATTCAAAAAGCTACAACCATCCTCATTCTCAAAGATTGGAACGGATGCACTACAGCCCGAGCGATGGATTAGCGCCATATTCGAAGTATTGGAATGCACCGACGCTCAAAAAATAATCTGTGCTGGATTCCAGTTGCAAGATGAGGCCGCGGCTTGGTGGAAATCAACAAAGGCAAATTTGGAAGTGATACACCCCAATCCCACTTGGGAACAGTTTAAGGAAGCCTTTTTCGAAAACTTCTTTCTAGAAAGCTTCAGGGATGAGAAAGAAGCAGAGTTTGCAGCTCTCACCCAAGGATTAGGTTTAGTCTTGGACTATCAACAACAATTCAaagatttatttcattttgctCCGGTACACATTAGAAGTGATGCGTGCAaagcaaagaagtttgagaaggggcttaaACCCGATATCGGTGCCATGTTAGCCATTTTAGATATATAG